The following are encoded in a window of Aneurinibacillus migulanus genomic DNA:
- a CDS encoding nitrous oxide reductase accessory protein NosL: protein MLEKRKGLWVITGMIFCLLVLAACGKKESIQPQPIDEAVDTCAQCHMAIKNNGYAAQYVTADGKSVKFDDIGCLHKYVGEHKEENIAESFVQDSGTKEWVTLKDATYVDAMNVSTPMGYGVHAFKDKAAAEKFIQEKGTGKVMTYEQLQQHEWKMDKSKMMPHEGMQHGDMKHDAKQDHGGQHGDSKQHEEMKGEHK, encoded by the coding sequence ATGTTAGAGAAGAGAAAAGGATTATGGGTAATTACCGGAATGATATTTTGTTTGCTGGTGCTTGCAGCCTGCGGCAAGAAGGAAAGTATACAGCCCCAGCCTATTGATGAAGCAGTGGATACGTGCGCTCAATGCCATATGGCCATTAAAAATAACGGATATGCGGCTCAATACGTAACAGCAGACGGAAAAAGCGTTAAATTCGACGATATAGGTTGCCTGCATAAGTATGTAGGGGAACATAAAGAAGAAAATATTGCGGAAAGCTTTGTACAGGACAGCGGAACGAAAGAATGGGTAACACTGAAAGACGCTACATATGTAGATGCGATGAATGTGTCGACGCCGATGGGATATGGTGTGCATGCGTTTAAAGATAAAGCGGCTGCGGAGAAGTTCATTCAGGAAAAAGGAACAGGGAAAGTTATGACATATGAGCAATTGCAACAACACGAGTGGAAGATGGACAAGAGCAAAATGATGCCGCATGAAGGTATGCAGCATGGAGATATGAAACATGACGCGAAGCAGGACCATGGCGGACAGCATGGTGATAGCAAGCAGCACGAAGAAATGAAAGGCGAGCATAAGTAA
- the nosD gene encoding nitrous oxide reductase family maturation protein NosD — protein sequence MEGVFIERVIVLLLFSFFTAMSYAHAEQEVSIEQLITQAKPRQTVIVPSGIYKGPLTIDKPVILQAKPGAILEGNGMGSVLTITANGVTVEGLTIRNSGQDVTAHDAGILIQGNDTIVRNNNIQDTLFGIHLDRSSACLVSDNFIQGDKEAPVARRGNGIQITAGGKHTIERNRLTEVQDGVYFDQTVRNTVKQNTVQNSRYGYHVMFSDDNRIVSNVTEDSVIGAMIMSARGIEVQDNIFRDQLDVQGCGLFLYDVQNGLVKGNKLLNNTTGITMDTVQDTLLQKNLVAYNAMGVKREGEIEATHLTENAFIANVRQIGGGTNWSTEVWSRQAHGNYWDDYRGWDFNKDGVGDGAYRMADDMLKAFEDNPLLGIFYAGPLHQLMDQIASAYPVVDEYPLMNVPFTE from the coding sequence ATGGAGGGGGTTTTTATAGAAAGAGTTATCGTTCTTTTATTGTTTTCTTTTTTTACAGCCATGTCGTATGCGCATGCAGAACAAGAAGTATCAATCGAACAGCTCATTACACAGGCCAAGCCTAGACAGACAGTAATCGTTCCCTCTGGTATTTATAAAGGTCCACTTACGATTGACAAGCCTGTTATCTTACAGGCGAAACCAGGCGCCATTCTCGAAGGGAATGGTATGGGGAGTGTACTAACCATTACGGCGAATGGAGTCACGGTAGAAGGGTTGACTATCCGAAATAGCGGGCAGGATGTAACCGCGCATGACGCAGGTATTCTGATTCAGGGAAACGATACGATTGTACGAAATAACAACATTCAAGACACGCTGTTCGGCATTCATCTGGACCGAAGCTCTGCTTGTCTGGTATCGGATAATTTTATTCAGGGGGATAAAGAAGCTCCAGTTGCACGACGAGGAAACGGAATTCAAATTACAGCAGGCGGAAAGCACACGATTGAACGCAACCGGCTTACTGAAGTCCAGGATGGCGTGTATTTTGACCAAACGGTTCGCAATACAGTAAAGCAAAATACGGTACAGAATTCCCGCTATGGTTACCATGTGATGTTCTCGGATGATAACCGCATCGTGTCCAATGTGACAGAGGACAGTGTAATCGGTGCGATGATTATGTCAGCAAGAGGGATCGAAGTTCAGGATAACATTTTCCGTGATCAGCTGGATGTGCAAGGATGTGGCTTGTTTCTATATGATGTGCAGAATGGTCTCGTCAAAGGAAACAAGCTGCTCAATAATACAACGGGTATTACGATGGACACGGTTCAAGACACGCTCCTTCAAAAAAATCTGGTCGCTTATAACGCGATGGGAGTTAAGCGCGAAGGGGAAATAGAAGCCACTCATCTAACCGAGAATGCCTTCATCGCTAATGTGCGTCAGATCGGTGGTGGTACGAATTGGTCAACTGAAGTATGGAGCCGACAAGCACACGGCAACTACTGGGACGATTACAGAGGATGGGACTTCAATAAGGATGGGGTTGGGGACGGTGCTTACCGTATGGCCGACGATATGCTCAAAGCATTTGAGGACAACCCCTTGCTTGGTATTTTTTATGCCGGTCCCCTGCATCAATTGATGGATCAGATCGCGTCTGCTTATCCTGTGGTCGATGAATATCCGCTTATGAATGTTCCATTTACAGAATAA